One Burkholderiales bacterium genomic region harbors:
- a CDS encoding efflux RND transporter periplasmic adaptor subunit, protein MILSTRRFYVTLLFVVALSACHKTQEPQAPPPPALTGETITFAANSPQLAVIKSAVAEPTTDVQLRLSGRLVLNEERTVRIFPPVAGRVTRILAVPGKIVQAGETLALISSPDFGQAQAESRKAAADLALAEKNLERMRELHANGIIATKDLQTAEADVARSKAERERTLAREKLYGSSSNIDQQFALKSPLSGVVVERNLNPGQEVRPDQSQPGSPALFVVSDVTKLWFILDAPEALLPLLRPGVALTLRPNALPGETFSGKVEWLSDAIDPATRALRMRGSIDNRERRLKAEMFVTAKVALPSETKQTIAVRIPADAVLLIGDKRYVFIDEGDGRFRRQPIAADELGPRWVLVRDGLKTGQKVVTEGSLLLQQLLAGGSK, encoded by the coding sequence ATGATTCTGTCTACTCGACGTTTTTACGTCACTTTGTTGTTTGTCGTTGCATTGAGTGCATGCCACAAGACTCAAGAACCACAGGCCCCACCGCCACCGGCCCTTACCGGCGAAACGATTACCTTCGCTGCCAACAGCCCGCAGCTCGCGGTGATTAAATCGGCGGTGGCGGAACCAACGACGGATGTGCAATTAAGATTATCGGGACGCCTAGTCCTCAATGAAGAACGTACCGTGCGCATATTCCCGCCGGTGGCGGGCCGCGTAACACGGATACTCGCGGTGCCAGGAAAAATCGTGCAAGCCGGTGAGACGCTGGCACTGATTTCTTCACCGGACTTTGGTCAAGCGCAAGCCGAGTCGCGCAAAGCAGCAGCGGACCTGGCGCTAGCCGAAAAAAATCTGGAGCGCATGCGCGAGCTCCATGCAAATGGCATCATCGCGACCAAAGATTTGCAAACGGCCGAGGCAGACGTGGCGCGAAGCAAGGCAGAGCGTGAACGCACGCTCGCACGCGAAAAACTCTATGGCAGCAGCTCAAATATCGATCAGCAGTTTGCGCTCAAGTCTCCGCTCTCGGGCGTTGTCGTCGAACGCAACCTCAATCCAGGTCAGGAGGTCCGCCCGGATCAATCGCAACCCGGTTCGCCTGCACTTTTCGTCGTCAGCGATGTAACGAAACTCTGGTTCATATTGGATGCGCCCGAAGCGTTGCTGCCGTTATTGAGGCCCGGCGTGGCTTTGACGCTACGTCCGAACGCGTTACCTGGTGAAACATTCTCCGGCAAGGTTGAGTGGTTGAGCGATGCAATCGATCCTGCGACTCGTGCACTACGGATGCGCGGGAGCATCGATAATCGCGAGCGGCGCTTGAAAGCCGAGATGTTTGTCACGGCTAAAGTGGCGCTTCCCTCAGAAACAAAGCAGACCATCGCAGTACGTATCCCGGCGGATGCTGTTTTGCTCATCGGCGATAAGCGCTACGTTTTTATCGATGAAGGCGACGGCCGCTTTCGCCGTCAGCCGATTGCCGCTGACGAACTAGGCCCGCGTTGGGTGCTCGTTCGTGATGGCCTTAAAACAGGACAGAAGGTTGTGACGGAAGGCAGCCTCTTGCTGCAACAACTCCTGGCGGGCGGCAGCAAATGA
- a CDS encoding TolC family protein encodes MRLFCACLSVRRLSRALLCSVIGLTAAQSSPSAALTLAEAEKLLLAKNHDLAAAQQTLEAVEANVVVAGAHPNPTLSAQSVKISPQRGVGSGPFYDKPNVDTTVSISQLIERGDKVRWRTEIAKGQAMGVRNDLADLHRQLRLALYSAYYDLKLAEEKAALALETSGLYAQALAAADKRLAAGDIAPVERARLTVEALRAQSDAETIRADTLRAQETLALLIGQETQAQSLYAEDPWPNISGIQPLSAEQFDALGRRPDVRAAQARIEAAQAARELAKSLRTRDVTLGAQVERFRFEEPGVSYGLSVNIPLFVHYYYEGEIARAEADYGAALVARDKVLATAKSELAKTYASLRAAAERTTRMQEYVLPAAKRAADGVEFAYAHGAATLTDVLDARRTLRATLLDLANARADYAKALAAWMAATELKTDTP; translated from the coding sequence ATGAGACTCTTCTGCGCTTGCTTGTCTGTTCGCCGGTTGAGCCGAGCTTTATTATGCAGTGTAATCGGTTTAACTGCTGCACAGTCTTCGCCGAGCGCCGCGCTTACCCTGGCTGAAGCTGAAAAGTTGTTATTGGCAAAGAACCACGACCTCGCTGCCGCGCAACAAACACTTGAAGCCGTGGAGGCGAATGTTGTGGTGGCTGGCGCTCATCCCAATCCGACGCTTTCGGCGCAAAGCGTCAAAATCAGCCCGCAGCGTGGCGTGGGTTCGGGGCCATTTTACGATAAACCAAATGTTGATACGACGGTCAGCATTTCACAATTGATCGAGCGCGGCGATAAGGTGCGGTGGCGCACTGAAATCGCCAAAGGGCAAGCGATGGGTGTGCGTAATGACCTCGCAGACCTGCACCGTCAGTTGCGCTTGGCGCTCTACAGTGCTTATTACGACCTGAAGCTGGCCGAGGAGAAAGCGGCGCTTGCCCTGGAAACGTCCGGGCTGTACGCGCAAGCGCTTGCCGCTGCGGATAAGCGGTTGGCGGCGGGCGATATTGCCCCAGTCGAACGAGCGCGGCTCACGGTTGAAGCGTTGCGTGCGCAAAGCGACGCCGAGACCATTCGGGCTGACACCTTGCGTGCACAGGAAACGCTGGCATTGTTGATCGGCCAGGAAACGCAGGCGCAGAGTTTGTACGCCGAAGATCCGTGGCCCAACATATCCGGCATACAGCCATTGTCCGCTGAACAATTCGATGCGCTAGGTCGCCGTCCCGATGTACGCGCGGCCCAAGCGCGTATCGAAGCCGCGCAAGCGGCACGTGAACTCGCGAAGAGCCTGCGTACCCGCGATGTCACGCTGGGCGCGCAAGTCGAGCGTTTCCGTTTCGAAGAGCCGGGTGTGAGCTACGGATTGTCGGTCAACATTCCGCTCTTCGTTCATTACTATTATGAAGGTGAAATCGCAAGAGCCGAAGCTGACTACGGTGCCGCTCTCGTGGCGCGCGATAAAGTGTTAGCCACGGCCAAGTCAGAACTCGCTAAAACCTATGCCTCTTTACGCGCCGCGGCGGAACGCACGACGCGCATGCAGGAGTACGTGCTTCCGGCTGCAAAGCGAGCTGCGGACGGCGTGGAATTCGCCTATGCGCACGGCGCCGCCACCTTGACTGATGTGCTCGATGCCCGCCGCACACTGCGCGCGACATTGCTCGACCTAGCCAACGCGCGCGCCGATTACGCCAAAGCGCTTGCGGCCTGGATGGCGGCAACCGAATTGAAAACCGACACGCCATGA